The nucleotide window GATAGAAGAGCAGTAGCTCAGAGAGAAATTGCTTCAAGAATTAAAATTCCAGCAGTTGTGTAAACCATTAAAAAGTACCATAGTAAAATATTATTTTTTGTTTCGTCTTTCAAAAACAGGTAAAATATAAAAATCCATATAGGTGAATATTTAGATGCAAAATCAAGTTCAATATGGACTAAATTTTCGGGTACAATAACGAGTACCAAGGTGCAGGTTGCAGCTACTAAAGATAGTTTTACACCATCAGCTCGAGACATTATGTTTAATAACCTGCTATATTGTATAATCGTTTGTTTTTATATAAATTATTTTATAATTTTTCTTATTTTTATACCCAATAGCCAAAAAGAAAAAACAAATAACGAAAATCATGCAATTGAAAGATAAAGATCTCAAACAGAATTTTTCGATCAAACCTTCCGTTCAGCTTGATATCAAATGGTAGAAAAATATTTTATAATTTGTATTTTCAAAAGAGAGTATAAGCTGCTCATTCTCAAAAGCTGCAGATTTATACTGCTTAAAAGCTTTCCTCAAAGGTATGATTCCTGCTGTGCCTTTGCAGCTGGCTTTGATATAGTATGTTCTTGGAAAGAAAGCAAGCCTATGACCTTATTTTCTATTTTTATTCTTCATATCTCTACTCTGTTTAAGTTGATTTGCGGTCACTGAAATAAGTGAATAAGATAAAATTGAAATTTGAATAACTGACCTGAGTTCAGAAACCCAGATTCCTATATTTCTATAATTAACAACACTAACCTTATTGATATCAAGACAAGTACCTGATTTGACAGACAAGAATGACCGATCAGGTTTCAGTACTGCATAATAGTGATATTTTTCAAAAATATAATGAATTTAAAGCAAGTTTCTGATAACTTACTTTTTAACAGGGGAAACTCAACGAAATCAAAAAATGGCAATTTTTTAGAAAACAAGTCTTTAAAAAACAAGTTCTGAAATCCAGATTCTGATAATGGAGGAGTCATTTTGCCAAAAGAAGATAAAGAACCGTCTTTCCAACCTGAGCCGATACCTGAACCTGAGCCCGAGCCTGTTCCTTCACCTGAACCGATACCTCATCCGGAGCCAGAAGTTGAACATGATAAGAAGCCAAAGAAAATAAAGTAACAAGAGAAAAATAAAGTAACCAGAGAAAACAAAGTAACCAGAGAAAACAAAGTAACCAGAGAAAACAAAGTAACCAGAGAAAACAAAGTAACCAGAGAAAACAAAGTAACCAGAGAAAACAAAGTAACCAGAGAAAACAAAGTAACCAGAGAAAACAAAGTAACCTAGTACTGCGACTCTGAAGTAGGTTCATAAAATTTTATTTTTGAATATATAAGAGGATCACGGATTTTTCCAAAAGTAAAGAATTAATTTTGGAACCGAAGCACCAAATATAAAGTACGGAACCAATGATCTCGAAAATATACATATCCCACTGTGAACAGGACGAGCCACTTGCTCAGGAACTTGCCAGATCGCTCTGGGCTGTAGAGCTGGAAAGCTTTTCATCTCTGTACAGGAAAGCTCGAATTCTTTCCCTAGGTGAAAGGATACGTTTTGGTATTCGCCAATCAGACTGTTTTATCCCGATTCTCACACAGAAAGGTGCAGGGTCTCCGGAAGTAAATCAGGAGATTGGCCTTGCAGTCGGAACTGACCAGCTTATAATTCCGCTAGTAGAAGCAGAAGTAGAATTACCTATCCTTATACACCACCTCCAGCCCATTGTTTTTTCTTCTGAGGCTTATGAGGATGCTCTAGGAAAACTAATACAGAACCTGAGAGAACTGACCAGGCTTGACTGGCTGAAGATAAAGTGTCCCTATTGCGGAGAGGAGATGACGCAGTACATCTCACCTCAGGAAGAGATAGAGAGAGCTCTTCTAGCAGGAACGCACCTTGAGACAAGATGCAGTTATTGCCAGAAGAGTATTCACATGGACCCAAGAACATTCAGACCTATGCTCTGATTATTGATTATCAATAGGGCTGAAAATAATAAAGAGGTGGACTGATGGAAAGAAAAGCAAC belongs to Methanosarcina barkeri 3 and includes:
- a CDS encoding TIR domain-containing protein, with amino-acid sequence MISKIYISHCEQDEPLAQELARSLWAVELESFSSLYRKARILSLGERIRFGIRQSDCFIPILTQKGAGSPEVNQEIGLAVGTDQLIIPLVEAEVELPILIHHLQPIVFSSEAYEDALGKLIQNLRELTRLDWLKIKCPYCGEEMTQYISPQEEIERALLAGTHLETRCSYCQKSIHMDPRTFRPML